In the Oscillospiraceae bacterium genome, CCGCGCCCGTAGCTTCGCGCAGGATTTTTACATCATTGGCTGTAAAACTCATTATGCTTGTTCTCCTTTTTCTTCGACTGCCTCAGCGACTTCTTTTTTCGGTTCAACAACAACTTCCGCAACGGGCTCCACTGGTGTAGCGGCAGATGCCGAAGCTTCAGCCTCATGCTGTTCACCTTGACGACCTTCCAACACAGCGTTTGCCATGGTGTGGCAAATTAGTTTAATAGCACGGATGGCATCATCATTGCCCGGGATGGGATAATCAATCTCATCGGGGTCGCAGTTTGTATCAGCAATGGCAACAATGGGAATACCCAGTTTGCGCGCTTCCAACACAGCATTGCGCTCCTTGCGCGGGTCGATGATAAACACCGCGCCCGGCATTTTGCGCATTTCTTTGACGCCGCCAAGGTATTTATCCAACCGCATAGCCTCATTGCGCAAGCGAATAACTTCCTTTTTAGTCAACATATCAAACGTGCCGTCTTCTTCCATACGCTTGATTTGCGCAATTCGGTCAAAACTGCGGCGCATGGTCGAGAAATTAGTCAGCATACCGCCCAACCAACGAGCGTTGACATACAAGATATTGGCGCGCTCTGCCTCTTCTTTAATGGCGTCGGCAGCTTGTTTTTTTGTGCCAACCATCAATAACGTCTGGCCATTTGCCGAGATGTCACGCACAAAATTATACGCTTCTTCCAACTTCTTAACAGTCTTTGCTAAGTCAATGATGTGGATGCCGTTGCGTTCGGCATAAATAAACTTCGCCATTTTTGGATTCCAACGGCGGGTTTGATGTCCAAAATGGACACCGCATTCAAGCAATTGTTTCATTGATACGACAGGCATTTGAGGATCCTCCTAAAATATTGTTGTTCCCTCCCCGTTGCAAGCGTACAAGACGCACAATATTACGAACGGGTGCGGATTTTTGCGGCGTGTCACGCCTCGTGTACGGCGACTTGACAACAAAATTTCGGTCTTCCAACTTCGCTGCTGTTGGCAACTATGCGAAAGTTTACAGACGCTCCAATTTTGTCGGTCGCCTACTCGGCAGTTCGCCATGGCAGGGGTACCAGGACTTGAACCCGGAAGAACGGTTTTGGAGACCGGCATGTTACCATTACATCATACCCCTATATCGAGTGTAGGAACAGGATTTTCCGTCTCTACACGCACGACAGTTATTATGCCACAATATGGTGCACTTGTCAATACCTGTAGCAATTATTTATAAATTAATGTGTTTTTAATAAATGGAAAAAGGTAATAAAACCGCTTGACTTTGCAGTCGGCAAACCCTGCAAACTTTGTCCATGTGTGCTCTGACAAGAAGTTCAAGCACAACGGCGACTGGCCGCCCTCAGCGGCAATTCTCTCTTTTTGCAGACGTAGTGGCAACCGAAACTTTCCAGAATGCGGCTCAATCAACGTAGAAATTGACGGCACGACCGACAACTGATGCTTGCCTACTCGCGCTAATTCGGCAATGGCACAGGCCAAGCTCTCCATTGGCTCGATATGTTCCAATAGCCCAATAGTAATCACAACATCAAAAAAATTATCCTCAAATGGCAATGACGCCACATCAGCCTGCACAACCGTCACATTGTCCTGCTCTATAGGCTTTGTCTTGATGTCAACACCCCAGCAGGCGTATTTTTCACCGTCGGCGAGAAATTGTAACGCATCCCGTCCATTGGAACAGCCAACTTCCAGAATTTTCAGCCTACCATCTGCTGACAAATCAAGCACATCCATCATTTTGCCAAACCGGCGGCGCTTAAAACGCTGTGCCAACTTATTTTTCCAAAGCTTATAGCCTTTCAAGTGTCCGACAATCATCCGCTTTTCCCCTACCGTCAAAATGTGCCGCCAAACGCTTCCAGTCATCGCATTGCAGCGTTTCAGCACGAACACTGCCGTCAATACCGG is a window encoding:
- the rpsB gene encoding 30S ribosomal protein S2, which translates into the protein MPVVSMKQLLECGVHFGHQTRRWNPKMAKFIYAERNGIHIIDLAKTVKKLEEAYNFVRDISANGQTLLMVGTKKQAADAIKEEAERANILYVNARWLGGMLTNFSTMRRSFDRIAQIKRMEEDGTFDMLTKKEVIRLRNEAMRLDKYLGGVKEMRKMPGAVFIIDPRKERNAVLEARKLGIPIVAIADTNCDPDEIDYPIPGNDDAIRAIKLICHTMANAVLEGRQGEQHEAEASASAATPVEPVAEVVVEPKKEVAEAVEEKGEQA
- a CDS encoding class I SAM-dependent methyltransferase — translated: MIVGHLKGYKLWKNKLAQRFKRRRFGKMMDVLDLSADGRLKILEVGCSNGRDALQFLADGEKYACWGVDIKTKPIEQDNVTVVQADVASLPFEDNFFDVVITIGLLEHIEPMESLACAIAELARVGKHQLSVVPSISTLIEPHSGKFRLPLRLQKERIAAEGGQSPLCLNFLSEHTWTKFAGFADCKVKRFYYLFPFIKNTLIYK